Part of the Lolium rigidum isolate FL_2022 chromosome 6, APGP_CSIRO_Lrig_0.1, whole genome shotgun sequence genome, GCTGAAATCGAGTGTCCCTCGTGAGCCAACTTTTTAGCCGCTTTAAAAACCATACGACGTACGAACGCGAAATCCCGTAGTGCACCAAACAAACTGAACTTGGCCCAGCAGAACAGAAAACACCCTTCCGAGCAACCAAACAGACCATAAGTCAGTTCGTTCTAGGCATTCAAGTTTCTATATTTGAATCGGTCTGTAAAATATGCAGCCCATGTGTGTGCGCAAGAGAAGCTCTTAGCATAGTTTCATCTTATTGCTTTGATTTAACACCTGGTTTGCAGAttgtaatactccctccggttcatattaactgactctaatatggatgtatctagaactaaaatatgtctagatacatccatattgaagtcaattaatatgaatcggaggtagtaatgAAGTTTCTGATTAATAAAATAGATTGCACGAAGCACCGCTAAAAAATTGAATGGCTTTGAGCAAGCCAGAACAGGATTCCACATTTCAGACCGGTGACCGCTAATTAAGTCTTGAAAATGCAACTGACATCTGCCAAACCACCCTATCGAGGAAACCTATTACTACCACGAGAATATTTGTATTGCGGCGTCACATATGCTCTATCTGAATGAGATTGGTACATAGTTCGTGACATGTTGAACGGTGGAAACACCATTCCAGGTTGATTGCTTGGAGGTGGACGCCAGCCAGTCGGTGCTGCATTTGGATGTTCGAAAGCCATTGAAGGGTTTGGGCATGCTATTGATCTGCCGTCCATACGAGGTTGCCAGGCATTGCCAACTTCACGTGGTGGAGGTGGCCGCTGGGGCCTCTCAAATAAAGGCTGATTTATTCCAACTGGATTTCCAGGATGTGTCTGCGAATGAGAAGCTGAACCGAAGCACCTTCCTTCAAACTGAGCATGGTTGTTACCAACAGTGTTCTTTTGCTTAGAACCAGCTTTTCTTTTACTCACCCTAACTTCTGTGCTATTCAGACAGTTGCAGACTGTTGCAGAAGAAACTTGGTGCTCTTCTTTTCGAGATTTTTTGGTTGGAAGATCAGAATTGCAGGATTGCATAGTGCGTTTTTTGCCTTTAGTTCTCCTGGATCCACCATCAGGCCGTCCAAGTTGAGACAtatgtttttctttttcctttgatATCTTGCCCTTGAGAACTGCCAGAAGGATAAATACAAATGGACGAACAAAATTAGCCAGCCCTCTGGTAAAACAAAATATGACCTTATGGACTTCCCAAATGAAAATAAACTGTAGCATCAATCAATAGCTTAGCAAAACAAATGCCAAGAAGTGTATGTAAGCATATCAGGCAGCTAGAACTGTGAATACATTACTCATCTCGTGCTCTGCTGTGCTGTTCGATGTAGAAATAAATTTTAATTTATTCCTCTGAGAGATAGCTGCATCTAGATTCTAGACTACCTAATTCCAATTAATTAGACTAACCAAACCTTGGGAATTTAAAGTCAGCAAATCCCCAAAGAAAATGCTCACAAACTTCTGTTACATGTACTGCGTAACCATCATTCTAGAAGTGGTTATCAAAACATAACGTTCAAACTTCAAATATCAAAGAAGAAAATGTACTCCGGTCCATAAATGATGTTTTTCACGAGCACGGAAAAGATGATTTATTGAACAAATATAAGAGCATTTAACACTACATCCGGTGTGTGTGATTGAATATCAACCCACATATGCAACAACATCATTGAGTTCAAAAGTGGGCAAGTGCTAATGCGATAATGCTTAATAGAGAAACTAAAACCTCTAAGGACAAGCAAAATTATACTGAGAATAGGAATTACCGTGACCTCCAGAATTAGGTCTATTCAAAGCACGAACACGTCTTGCAGCATCTCCTCTGCCGTGCTTTTCTTCTAGAGCCTTCGATCTATCCTCTTCATTCGTCCAAGACTACATGAACAAATGAATTCCGATGTGAACTTGAAAATCATAGGACGACATCTTGTGACAAGGTATATGAAGGTATAAGCACACCCTCTGAGAATGGTGGGGACATCCTCAGAATATGTATAAATAAACTACACTTCATTTAGGTGAATGCGGTTAGAAGAAATAATTTATGCATTCCTAATAACAGAGTAGATCGATAAGATTATCTGAAACGATCTCATACAGTGTCAAAAGGGCAACATAAATAAACTTGATAATCGAGATGCATAAATCCATCACATTCCAAGAAGACAACACCTAGAAGGTAACACAGACTTAATACGCTTGAGTAAATTCATTCAATAATACTGAATCCTAAACTAATTCTGGTAAAGAGCAGTTCCCACCTGGCGGAAGGTCATCATTCTGTATAAATTGCGCCCTTTGACAAGTAGCAGATTCAAAGGTGGTAATTTACCAACTCCTTTGCTCCAGAACACTTGAATCTATTAAATTGAACAACGAACATAGTCATAAGGGCCATAAGAAAACAAAAATAATTGAGGTACTATATCATGGAACCAATACTTACAGTAAAGGTGtgttgttgtttctctttaccataactttccttaataactttACCAGCTACTATTCGCTTCCCAATACATTTTGAGTGTCTTTTTCCACTGTAATATTCACCAAGGAGAGTCATGCTACCATTCCAAAGAGACCCTGGCTAGTACAGAAATACAGATGGCTACCTCTTCTCATGAaccttttgtttgaataaaacggCATCGCCTCTACAGACATCACCTGAATTGAAAGATCATGGTCATTGCCCTTGATTGTCTATTCACATACAGGGGAAATCTTGTGTGACAAGTGAGGTGTCACCTTTACAGTTAATACTAAAGGATGACCGAGGATAAATTTTCTCTGGATCCTCCGTTTTGAACCTATTGAGGAAATGCCACATGACCATATATTGAGATCAAGATCTTGTGATGAAGATATAATCAGGAATCAAGGATGATGCGGGAAGTGATATTTTTCGAAATGTGATCTTAGGCAGTAGCTGTTCATCAGAACCTTGATAATTGAGGAGATAAGCATAAATTAAGTGAAAAAATCCTGACTAGGAAATATCCAATAACTAACCTCCAATGCAGCATTATTCTTTCTACACAAGTTGTCATGTCCCCGACTTGGCTAAGACCATTCTTCTTTAAATATGCTTTGCACTCCACCAGCTTAATCCTATCCAGATTTCTCCCTCCTATAAGAAAATTTCTGCTCACTAGGGTATGTAGGAAATAGTGCTATCAAATATAAGAACCATGATGTTCAATAAATTCATGTTTTCTCTGGGAACAAACTGAGCAAAGTCTAGGAATATCATATAGCCCTGTCCTAACTTCTACCATCCCAAACATGACACAAGTTGCATCCAACTCCATTCGATGACTGGTTTAAAATGAAGCTGGTTCCACCCAATTGCTCTATGCTCTATCCATTTGTACAACCATTCTGCCCATATTTCTAAATAAAGTGTACCATACAAAAATATCTAGATAATTTGGGAATCCTATTTCCTCTATGTGAAGCTGTCATATCCAATATCCCTAGAAGGAGGACTATGTTCAGTGACTCAATTCAGTTGCGCTAACCAGCAGGTGCTCAGATTGAGTCTCCCCTGGATGTAATCCGAACTATGAATGAAGATACTTCACAACAGGGTTCCAGCATGCAGCATATGTACAGTAGCCAATAACACTAGAAGGGAGAATGCGTTTCATGATTTGATTGTCGATTCAGCTACACTAGATTTCACTAATCAGCAGGTGCCCTGATCGAGTATCCCTTGAATGCAATCCATACTACCGTGACACTTCTTCCGAACAGGGTTCCAGCCTTCCAGGATTTCATTATGCAGCACTATCTACAGGTCTATTAGATTAGCAGGGCCAAGCTGCTCCATTTTTTATTGGATAAATAATGAAACAACAGTAACACTATAAGTTGCAAACAATTGAAAGGGATAGAGGTGATTACGGCGGAGGAGATCGGCGATTTTTGTGGACGCATCCTCGCTCCGGTCCGCGCCGGGTTGGCCCGCCTCCGCTTCCCCCTCGTCCCCGTCGCAGctcccctcgtcgtcgccgtcgtcgctgtcgctGACGTTGACGTAGCTTTCGCCGCTGTCGCTGATGTCGATGTAGTCTTCGTCGCTggtggccgcctcctcctcgtcctcctcctccgaccccGAGGATTCTGCCGATTCGGCATCGGAATCAGAGGAGATGTCAATCGGCgcgtcgctctcttcctccaccaccaccaccgccgccgccgcggcgcgccCTCTTGTTACCGGCATCGCGGTGGCCTTGCCCGCCTCCCGATTGCCTTCCGCCGCGCTGGGTTTGGGacgctcgcgcgccgccgcccttgcCTCCTCTGGTTGCCTTCCGCCTTCGCTTTTCCCCACTTCTCGTTTGCCTCCGATAAAATGGAAAGCGGGTTTAGATTGCCGTGTGACCCGAACGTTTACTTCCTTTCATACATAGGTAACGCCCATCTGCGACCTTTCCAGAATTTCAAAACTCTAAATTCTGACGAGCGGccgtttttttttttagaacacgGCACTTTATTGACACATTATGTGCAATGTTTTTTTTGTTTAAAATAAAGCCTAAACTATAAACATTAAAGGTCCTAGCCCAAAGTGTGTGCCTCGCTTTAATTCTTGCTATCTTTGGTGAAGGTCCTAACCCGGAAAAAAGCCTTGTTGTCCAAATCCAATGCGACAGTCTCAACCTTGATGGCATCTTTCAACCTTTCCTGCCTAAGAGAACAACTTTTCCAATGCGATACTTGGGTTTACCATTGTCGGTTACTAGACTTAAACGTGCGGACCTTTAATACTTAGAAGATAAAATTGTCGAAAAGTTTGCCGCCGAAAATTGGAAGGATGTGAACATGGTTGGTAGAAGAGTGTTGGTCCGCTCCGTCCTTACTTCTCAAACGATCCATCGCATCACCTCCATCGACCTTCCACTCATAGAATCATGGCTCTTCTCCGGGCTTTTCTTTGGGCGGGCCGCAACAAAGTGATAGGGGCAAGTGCAAAGTTAATTGGGAGAAAGTTTGCCGTCCTACCAAGCTTGCACGTCGAGAACTTTGCCTCCGCCCTAAGGCTAAGATGGCTATGGCGTGAGTGGACCGATGAATCGAAATCTTGGATCGGTCTTGGTAATCCATGCAATAAGGAGGACCAGCGGCTTTTTACGACCGCCACTTTTGTTAATATTGGAAATGGAAAAAAAAGcgaaattttggacctttccttGGCTTGGCGGACTTTGCCCATGTGATTTGGTTCCCTTGATCTTTAAATTGTCTAAGAAGAAGAATTGCAATATCCGAAAGGCTCTCTATAACAACTTTTGGGTCAATCAAATCAAGATCTCTCATGAGTTTGGGGTGCCTCACATTGAAAAATTTGTCAAGCTTTGGGGTCTTCTTCAAGACGTGCGCCTTCTCCATGATGTTCGGTACACCATTACTTGGAAGTTCGCAAATGATGGAAAATATTCCGGCTCCTCGGCCTACAAGATGCAATTCAAAGACCTAGTTTCAACCTCCCTAAACTTCACGGTTTGGAAAGTTTGGGCACCTCCAAAGTGCAAATTCTTCGTTTGGTTGATTATGCAATATAGAGTATGGATGACGGATAGGCTTCAACGTAGAGGTTGGGAAAATTGTGGAAATTATCCTCTATGCAACGAAGTCCAAGAGATGGCGGACCACCTCATGTATAAATGTCGCTTTACCTTGCGGGTTTGGAAAGAGATTCTAGCTTGGTGTGGTATTTATGATAGACCCCAGGAGTCATGGATCAATGAGCCAAACGCCGATGTGTCGTGGACAAATATTGCCTTACGAAGAGGTCAACATAGGAAagctttgatatccttgcttatgCTCATCTCTTGGGAAGTTTAGAAGGAGCACAACGCTAGAGTCTTCTGCCACCACCATTTCACCATAAATGTTATCATGGCCAAGATCAAAGATGAGGCCGGGTTTGGTGTTTGGCCGGTGCTAAGGAATTGTGCAATGTAAAACCGGGAGAGTAGGCTATTGATTAAGTTCTAGGACATGTCCTAGGTATTTGTTATAAAACTCTAATTTTTttctttattaatgaaaatgcaaatcttttgcctcgtttcagtgTGTGCCGCCTTACCGCCTCATTGAGAGATCGATAAACATACTTGAAGGTAGCTGAATCAAAACTTGCTACAAGCTGCTTGATGTCCATCACCACAGAGCCAACTGAAGATCGGTCTTGGCTTGGAGAGTTGATACATTGTATCAGCGATAGACAGTCCGAAGCGAGATTACCCTACCACTATAACCTTTGCCACTAACAATCGGCACCGGATGGCGTTGGTTGGGACATTTGGATTGGCATGTTCCACGCAAGATCAGCGGCTCAGAAAATTTCCAAAAGACTAATACAGCTCTAAAGAAAGCCCCAAAGGCACAGATCATGACAGGCAAGAACAAATTACGGCCTGGAAACTTCACGCAATCTCACGCCTCAGATGTTAACCTTACAAAAACGAGATCAATGTTCGTGTCTACGGGGCATCAGGTAACACCTTGGGATGTATTGCATTTCTGACACGACACAATCAGCAAACGGGCAAGATTGGCCACAAGGCAGACACAAGAACCATATGCAGATCACAAAATTCAAGCATATTCATTCAACTCAATCAATATAATGGCACACTGGTGACAACGTCAGCGAGTGACATGTGTCCCAGCCGACTCTGCTCCAATTACAGGAACCAGGGCATTTTACAACGCTGTCCACAGCAACGGAACATGACTATTCTAAGACTGTTAGAGGCATCACATGTTGCACAAATGCAGAGACATGGGTGAgatcttttttccttttcctaaTCTACTAACTGACGACGGCAATGATTTTTGAAGACGGTGGCGGCGATCAGTATGCAGGCGCCGACAAACGGAACTCTATACTCAAATTAGTGACAAACCAGGCGGGTACTACTAGCACAGGCACTGTCGTCCTCAGTATGCAGGCTAACGCAGACGAACCTTTCCTTAAAAGAGTTGCTAAGCTGTATGTGAACTGTGAACCAAGCCATCAGGTGCTGGGGAAGCATAAATTTGTTGCTGTCGTTAGAGATTATCAACAGTCATCTCATCTTTGACAGGGACCTGCTGGACATGCCATGCAGCAACTTGACGAATCCAAGGAAGCTGAGCTTCCCATCGGTGTGCCGGATCCAGTCCTGCAGAACAACGTGCAGCGGCACTGACGGGCTGAGACCCAGTTCCTGAAAAACC contains:
- the LOC124661949 gene encoding zinc finger CCCH domain-containing protein 62-like; its protein translation is MPVTRGRAAAAAVVVVEEESDAPIDISSDSDAESAESSGSEEEDEEEAATSDEDYIDISDSGESYVNVSDSDDGDDEGSCDGDEGEAEAGQPGADRSEDASTKIADLLRRGRNLDRIKLVECKAYLKKNGLSQVGDMTTCVERIMLHWRFKTEDPEKIYPRSSFSINCKGDVCRGDAVLFKQKVHEKSGKRHSKCIGKRIVAGKVIKESYGKEKQQHTFTIQVFWSKGVGKLPPLNLLLVKGRNLYRMMTFRQSWTNEEDRSKALEEKHGRGDAARRVRALNRPNSGGHVLKGKISKEKEKHMSQLGRPDGGSRRTKGKKRTMQSCNSDLPTKKSRKEEHQVSSATVCNCLNSTEVRVSKRKAGSKQKNTVGNNHAQFEGRCFGSASHSQTHPGNPVGINQPLFERPQRPPPPREVGNAWQPRMDGRSIACPNPSMAFEHPNAAPTGWRPPPSNQPGMVFPPFNMSRTMYQSHSDRAYVTPQYKYSRGSNRFPR